A DNA window from Selenomonas sp. oral taxon 126 contains the following coding sequences:
- a CDS encoding TVP38/TMEM64 family protein — MKQQMGMGVLKIGAALAIVLLFVIIHLIAPDFLPELFALLASGDIPATVEYIRSFGEGAIVFAFLLTLFTNALGFPPAVIFSTANVILFGIVPGIILSCVAETVGVTIAFVLMRFYFREAAEKAIAKSPFLAKVDQYSGSKGFIIMLIGRMVPYLPSAVMNAVGALSSIRLRDYVLASLVGKFPSTGIEAIIGHDLIMQQENNTRLVIVVICAGILIYTAIRYEKRMMRAEAVVQDTEKKE; from the coding sequence GTGAAGCAGCAAATGGGCATGGGCGTCTTGAAGATCGGCGCAGCACTTGCGATCGTCCTGCTCTTTGTCATCATCCACCTCATTGCGCCGGACTTCCTGCCCGAGCTCTTCGCCCTGCTCGCGAGCGGTGATATCCCTGCGACGGTGGAGTACATCCGCTCGTTCGGCGAGGGGGCGATCGTCTTTGCCTTCCTCCTCACCCTCTTTACGAATGCGCTCGGCTTCCCACCCGCCGTCATCTTCTCGACGGCGAACGTCATCCTCTTTGGCATCGTCCCCGGCATCATCCTCTCCTGCGTGGCAGAGACGGTCGGCGTGACGATCGCCTTCGTCCTCATGCGCTTCTACTTCCGCGAGGCGGCGGAAAAGGCGATTGCCAAGAGCCCCTTCCTCGCGAAGGTCGACCAGTACAGCGGCAGCAAGGGCTTCATCATCATGCTGATCGGACGCATGGTGCCCTATCTCCCATCCGCTGTCATGAACGCCGTCGGCGCGCTCTCCTCCATCCGCCTCCGCGACTATGTGCTCGCCTCGCTTGTCGGCAAATTCCCCTCGACGGGCATTGAGGCGATCATTGGGCATGACCTCATCATGCAGCAGGAGAACAATACACGACTCGTCATTGTCGTCATCTGCGCGGGCATTCTGATCTATACGGCGATCCGCTACGAAAAGCGCATGATGCGCGCCGAAGCCGTCGTGCAGGATACGGAGAAAAAAGAATGA
- a CDS encoding metallophosphoesterase family protein: MTRRSFLQTAMSAILTMGFGGLFSSRSAAAAAENIRHLRQIVTTQPMQTRMIAWDSPQLLQDVRVEVSRADGKTDAYAPAYRYLAMDGETQLIYHAEIPVSEGASYRVIHPNGATAWIPLTRGADERTHALLFSDSQCGESYDVWHDVYHAAWQRHPQADFAAIVGDLTDNGESAWHWRSFFEAMEGADAPLARHIHVPVLGNHEYYGLSWTAVPPVRYLSSFALPDNGSADFRGHYYSFDMGSVHCIVLDTQFLELEARGEALKREQMDWLMRDAAASTAPWKIVLMHKDILAYGEYQAEQETQHGVSDVGQVFLDAFDTLGIDLVVSGHVHAYRRRQLRARQTDEHGTLYLLAGPAGNEYFDVPAERYDLVAGSNPTPSNYLYMEADARRLRIQCETLSGAVLDTAELHK, from the coding sequence ATGACACGCCGCTCGTTTTTACAGACTGCCATGAGCGCCATCCTCACGATGGGCTTTGGCGGTCTCTTTTCGTCCCGTTCTGCTGCCGCCGCTGCCGAAAACATCCGCCATCTGCGCCAGATCGTTACGACGCAGCCGATGCAGACGCGCATGATTGCGTGGGACAGCCCGCAGCTGCTCCAAGATGTGCGCGTCGAAGTGTCGCGCGCAGACGGAAAAACAGACGCGTACGCCCCTGCCTATCGTTATCTCGCAATGGACGGAGAGACACAACTCATCTATCATGCGGAGATTCCCGTATCTGAGGGTGCATCGTACCGCGTGATACACCCGAATGGCGCAACGGCATGGATTCCGCTCACACGCGGTGCGGATGAGAGGACGCATGCCCTTCTCTTCTCGGACAGTCAATGCGGCGAGAGCTACGATGTGTGGCACGATGTCTATCATGCGGCATGGCAGCGTCACCCACAGGCGGACTTTGCCGCCATCGTCGGCGACCTCACGGACAACGGCGAATCTGCGTGGCATTGGCGCAGCTTCTTCGAGGCGATGGAGGGCGCGGATGCTCCCCTCGCCCGTCATATCCACGTCCCCGTGCTCGGCAATCACGAATACTACGGGCTGAGCTGGACAGCCGTTCCGCCTGTGCGCTATCTCTCGAGCTTCGCCCTGCCCGACAACGGCAGCGCGGATTTTCGCGGGCACTACTACTCCTTCGATATGGGCAGCGTGCACTGCATCGTCCTCGATACGCAATTCCTCGAACTCGAGGCACGCGGTGAGGCACTGAAACGCGAGCAGATGGACTGGCTTATGCGGGACGCGGCGGCAAGCACAGCGCCGTGGAAGATTGTACTGATGCACAAGGACATCCTTGCATACGGCGAGTATCAGGCGGAGCAGGAGACGCAGCACGGCGTCAGCGACGTTGGGCAGGTCTTCCTCGATGCATTCGATACACTCGGCATCGACCTCGTCGTGTCGGGACACGTCCACGCCTACCGCCGCCGACAGTTGCGTGCGCGGCAGACAGATGAGCATGGTACGCTCTACCTCCTCGCGGGGCCTGCGGGGAATGAATATTTCGATGTGCCCGCCGAGCGCTATGACCTCGTGGCAGGGTCAAATCCAACGCCGTCCAACTACCTCTATATGGAGGCGGATGCACGGCGTCTGCGCATTCAATGTGAGACACTGAGCGGCGCAGTACTTGATACAGCAGAACTCCACAAATGA